The window ATCGAGCTGCCTAACTTCGGGCAGGCTCAGGGCGGTCTCTCTGGACGTATCATCAACCTGCAAGCACGGTTCAGCTTCTAACCACTGCTTGTCGCAAATGAGCAAAGAGGATGCGCACGCGTATCCTCTTTGCTGACACCACCTGATGGACGTACGCAGCGAATTAAAGAGCAACAGGGTCCGGGCCAATGGGATTCACCGCACTCCAGAAAAGTGGCTGCCTCATTGATGGTGCAGTTTTTTACTCACTAATTTTTAATGCTTAAAAACACGGATCGCCGCGTCATTCCTGCCTCCCCACCACGTTAAGAGGCAACAAATTACCACGTTTCACCACGATAAAACCACGTTGTGACCACAAACTACCACACACTAAATTCCGTGGAGAGGTTTCTCATGATTCGACTTCGCAACTTTGCCCTCGCCGCGCTTTACTTCAGTCTTTTCAGCACGATAGGACTTTACGCTCAGACAACGGAGCATATTCAGGTCGATGCACGCGCACAAACCACTCCGTTCCCCCATTTCTGGGAGCAAATCTTCGGCTCCGGCCGCGCCATCCTCTCGCTGCGGCAAAGCTATCGCGACGATCTGCACACAGTGAAGAATGTCACGGATCTCCGAGCCGTGCGTTTTCACGGGATATTCCTCGACGAAGTCGGCCTCTACGATCCAGATGCTATGACGCAGAACCCCGGCCAGGCTCCAGAAAAGGTAAAGGGCGCTGGAATCTATAACTTCTCTTACATCGACCAGATCTATGACGGACTACTGGCGGCCGGCGTGCGACCATTCGTCGAGCTGAGCTTTATGCCACGAAAGATGGCCGCGGATCCGAACCAGACGCAATCATTCTTCTATAAGCCCGTCGTATCACCGCCGAAAGACTACGCGCTGTGGGACGCGATGATCACAGCATTCGCCCAGCATTTGATTGCAAGATATGGCGTCGATGAGGTCGCGACTTGGGACTTCGAAGTGTGGAACGAACCTAATCTCGATTTCTGGGGTGGTCGTCCGAATATGCCAACCTACTTTGAGTTGTACGATCACACTGCACTGGCACTTAAAAAAGTGAATCAACGGATTCGCGTCGGAGGACCCTCTACAGCCCAGGCCGCATATGTCGCGGAGTTCCTGAAACACTGCAAAGACCACAATGTTCCTGTCGACTTCGCTTCAACACACGTCTATGCAAACGATACCGCGAAGGACGTCTTCCATACCGATGAGCAGATTCCGCGCGATCAGATGGTCTATCGCGCCGTCAAGAAAGTACATGAAGAGATTGCTGCTTCGCCTTACCCAAAGATGCCACTCATCTTCAGCGAATACAACGCAAGCTACTCGAATGAACCTGATGTAACCGATACCACATATATGGGGCCATGGATGGCCAATAACATTCGCCAATGCGATGGCCTCACCGAGGCTATGAGCTATTGGACATTCTCAGACGTTTTTGAGGAGCAAGGTGTGGTGAGAACCCCTTTCTATGGCGGCTTTGGACTTCTCGCCGCTGATGGCATCCCAAAGCCAGCGCTGAATGCCTTCGCCATGCTGCATCAACTCGGCGACCGTAGAATCAACCTTGAGAGCGATAGCGCCCTAGCAACGAAATCGAACGATGGGAGAGTCGAAGTCGCTCTCTGGAACTACGCTCCACCTTTCGGAACGGGAGCAAGCTATACACCACCACCCACGAGTGCGGGAGCTGCAAAGAGTTTTGACATGACGTTTGCAGGGGTAGCGTCGAATGCAACCGTCGAGGTATGGCGAGTCGATGACAACCACGGCAATGCGGTGAAGAAATTTGACGCCATGGGACGTCCTGCAGGAAGCCTGACTCAAGATCAAATTAAACAGCTCCGAGCAGCAGGCGCTATGGCTCCTCCGGAAGAAACTCATCTCACCGACAGCCATTTGCAAATCAGCGTGCCTGAACATGGACTTGCGCTGATCGTAGTCAAGGGCAAACGTCCGTAAAGGACCTCCCTATTTTGTAATCTCCTGATGAGGTGCAGGTTTCTGCGTTTGGCGGCAGATATGCGGCACCATCGAAAGGCGTTAACAAAATTTCCCCCAAAGTTCGAGCTTTATAACGAGGTCGTAGATGGTTCACAGCAAGCGTAGGCTTTTGCCACTTGTTTTCATCCTGTTGTGCAACGCCTGGCCGTGCCTTCCGCAGGCACAGCCCGCAGATGAAGTTGTTACTGTTGAGGCAAAAGCCGCCTCAACTCCTTTTCCTCATTTTTGGGAGGAGATGTTTGGATCTGGACGAGCCATCCTAACGCTGCGCGAGGCTTATCGCGAAGACATGCGGGCAGTAAAAAAGGTAGCTGACTTCAAATATGTTCGCTTTCACGCGATCTTGCACGACGAGGTTGGCGTCTACAACGAGGACGAACATGGCAATCCTGTCTACAACTTTGCGTACGTCGATTCCATCTATGACGGCATCCTCAAGAATGGCGTTCGTCCCTTCGTCGAGATCAGCTTCATGCCCAAAAAGCTGGCCTTCAATCCGGATGCGCTCCACCCCTTCTGGTACAAACAAAACGTATCGCCACCGAAGAGCATGGAGGGGTGGGACGCGCTTATACAACACTTCGCGCAACATCTTGTAGATCGCTATGGCATCGAGGAAGTCTCGCAGTGGTACTTCGAAGTGTGGAACGAACCGAATATAGATTTTTGGAACGGCATTCCGCGTCAGGAATCGTACTTCGATCTCTATGATCACACCGCCCGCGCACTGAAGAGTGTTAGTCCGCGCCTCCGAGTCGGGGGACCAGCCACGGCTGCCGCACAGTGGGTGCCAGAGTTTTTGCAACATACGGTAGACAGCAACGTTCCAGTCGACTTTGTCTCCACTCACGGGTACGCCGACGATACGGTTAAGAATATGTTTGGCACGAAGGAAGACATCGCCATGGACGATCGCGTCGGACGGGCCGTTGCGAAGGTCCGCGATGAGATCGATCATTCCGCGATGCCGCGGCTGCCGCTCTTCTGGACGGAGTGGAATGTTCCCGGCATGATGGAGGCGCGCGATACGATCTACGTCGGCCCCGCTCTGGCAAATACAGTGCGCGAATGCGATGGTCGTGTCGACATGATGTCGTTTTGGACTTTTTCAGATGTATTCGAGGAGGGCGGCCCGACGACGGGCCCCTTCCGCGGTGACTTCGGTCTGCGCGCCTTCGACGGAATCAACAAGCCGAGCTACTACGCCTTCGGCTTGCTGCATCAACTTGGGAACCAGCGCCTTGCCAACCCATCCAACAACGTACTCGTCACTCGCATGGCGAATGGGGGTATTGCCATTGCCGCATGGAACCTGGTCGATCCGGACGAACACGGTACGGACCGCGAAATGGATCTGCATATTCTGGATGTTGCTCCCAATGCAGCCGTGAAGCTTCAGCGCGTGGACCGCGATCACGGCAACGTGTTGCCACAGTGGGTGGCGATGGGCAAGCCTAAAAACCCAACCCCGGCGCAGGCTGAAGAGCTCAACCGCGAAACGGCGCTGTCTCTCCCAGAACAGACTGCCCTTCGTAATGGTGTATTGCACGTCAAGCTTAGTCAGAATGCGCTGGTGCTTATTCAAATCGATGATGCAAATCATTGATATCAAAGACCTAGCACATACTTACGCTTGAATGGGTCGGATCCGGTCACCCATTGTGGGGATACCTCGATTGGCAGCTGATAGCGCAGACTTGAAACATGAGATTTACCCTGCGAGAGAGCTGCCTCCCTGCATTTGTTCTCTTTATCAGCGCGCACGCGATCGGAGCGTCCACGACTTCTGTCAGAGGAATGACTTCAACTCCGTCCGCGATCGATGATAGGCTGCAAGATGCTCTGGATGCGGCAATTGTCCTTGAAAGTTTGAAACATGACGTTGCAATTCATCCAAATGATTTCGTCACTTTCGAAACTCAGACGACTGCAAATCATTTCATCCTTGATCATGAAGATGCGTTCAGAGAGACCAACCGAAGAATTAATCAGCGCGGAATTCTAGGCTACTGGCGCGGCAAGATGCTGGTCGTTCTGCCCAGTCTTTCGATCAGCAACCACTTGTAATCCGTACAGCAGATGAACCTTCACATAGTGGATATTGCTCTTGACGCTGTCTTGTTGAGCACAGTCAAGCTCTCACGAGGTTAGCCACTTGCGGAAGTTTGCCATTTCGCGTCTAACGTGACGCGCTGAGCAACGCAGGATGTTTCTCTGCAACGGTAGCAACAAGTTCTCCAAACAAAGAGTTGGCCCAGGCGAACCAGCTTCTTGTAAACTTCGCGGCGTCGTTACGGTTGAAGCTCTCATGCATGAAACCCGACCCAGCGCTGGCATACTTCAACATAGTGAGTGCTCGAGCGATTTCGACCTCTGACTGACTGGTGAGAGCATAGACAGTAATTGCCATAGGCCAGATCATGTCTTTGCCTTCGTGCGGGCCGCCTATACCTTCGCCGGCGCTTCCTTTGAAGAACCACGGATTGCCTTCACTCCAGACAAAGTTTCTAGTACGCGCGTAAAGGGCAGCGTCAGGCGAACTGTTCAGATACGGTAACGCAAGCAGGCTTGGTACGTTTGCATCATCCATCAACAATTTACTGCCGTAGCCATCAACTTCATAGGCCCAGATTGGTCCCCCTGCGGTTTCTACCACAGCGTGTTGCTGCAAGGCTTTTGCAACCTCAGCGGCCAGCGTTGACGCTTCAGTGGCCAAAGAATCATCGTGCAAAATCTCGTGAGCCATTTGCGAGAGATGACCGAGCGCCGTGACGGCGAACAGATTGGCGGGAACTAGGAATGGGAAGGTACAGGCGTCGTCGGACGGTCTAAACCCCGAGGCAATCAAGCCTACAGGCATCACAGGTGCGCCGTATCCATCGCCGGCCAAGGTCTCAGTAGGAGTCTTGGACGTCCTCTGGAAGTGGTACGGGCCGGGGCCGTCTTTGCGTTGCTGGACTCGCATAGTCTCGACCGCGAGCTTCATCGCCGCACGCCAATTTTGATCGAAGGGAGCAGTATCTCCAGTTGAACGCCAGTAGCCATAGGCTAGACGTATCGGGTAACAGAGAGAGTCAAGCTCCCACTTGCGCTCGCCAACGCCGCGCTTCATCTCTGTTGCATCACTCTTGCTCCATTCAAGAGGTAGCGCGTTTAGATCAGCCATGAACGCGTTGGCATAAGGATCGATCAGGATGCACCTGGCTTGCCGCCGAATGATCCCTTCGAGCATATGACGAAGCGCGACATCCTTGGCCGCCAATACAAGATAAGGCCACACCTGTGCAGAAGAGTCTCGCATCCACATCGCCGGGATATCGCCCGTAATAACTGCCGTGTCTGGCTTGCCATTGAAGCTGCTTAGCTCAACTGTTGTGTCCAGTGTGTTGGGATAGCAGTTCTCGAAGAGCCACGCCAGTTCCGGATCAGCTATACGGCGACTCACGTCCGATAGGTATGCTTCAACGCTTGGGCTGTGAAATTTTCGGTCTTGCAACGCCGGACGCCGAGAAGGAAAGAAATCACGCTTTGTACCGGCCAGTATGCTTAACGGATTCAGTGTCGCCGCTGCTCCCACCCTTGCCGCAATCTGTAACATATGACGGCGACTGATCGTCGAAGCCATTAGCACCTTTCTTCAATCCATCAAGCTAGTCAAGATACAAGCTACATCTATTTAGATCATAATCGTTCATATTGAATGATTTTTTAAATACAAAGTGATCATTATTTTGATCGATACGTCTTCCCATTCTGTTTACTCTACGTCAATAATAGATAGACTGAGCAAAGTCGAATGCCCGGCTAATCTCTCGCACTGATGCGTCATAGAACGCGCACAAAGTGGATCTTAGATCGATGGAGTACCAGTGATTTCAAGAAGAACATTCCTCGGCGGCGTTTCCGCAGTCTGCGCTGTCGGAGCAACGGAAACTAGCGCACTCGGTAAGATCATCGAGGGGACCAAGACGGCGCCCCCCACCGATCCTTCTTCGTTTGTCGATATAAAGATCGGCACCGGCGGCCACGGGCACACTTTTCCAGGCGCAACTGTTCCATTCGGTGCGGTTCAGTTGAGCCCCGATACCTTCAACGATCAATGGGACTGGTGCTCCGGCTATCACATATCCGACACCTCCATTATGGGCTTCAGCCACACTCACCTGAGCGGGACCGGCTGTGGCGATCTGCTCGACTTTCTCGTAATGCCTGGCACCGGAGAGTCGAAGATCGTGCCGGGCCCTCGCAGCAACCCTGATGCTGGCTATCGCTCGCGCTTCAGTCATGACGACGAACATGCTGAACCCGGGTTCTACTCGGTTCTTCTGAGTGACTACGGCATTCACGCGGAGCTAACCGCCACGGAGCGAGCCGGGCTACATCGCTACACCTTTCCTACTGGTAAGAACGCTCCTGCAACCGGGCACATCATCGTCGATCTCGAGCATAGCTATGCGTATAACGGCCAGTCAGGCGTGGTCACGGCGTCGCTCGAGCATACCGCGGCTGACACGCTTGCCGGAGGACGCACCACCAAGGCCTGGGGAGATGGCCGACAGATTTACTTCACGATGCAGTTCTCGCAGCGACCCACTCGTACCGTCTTTTATCAAGAGGGAGCAGAGGTTCCCGCGGGGGCACAGCCGCTCACTGGAAAGTCTCTGAAGTGCGTCTTGTTCTTCGACCTCGCACACAATCCTGTGATCCTGGTGAAGACCGGTATCTCTGGTGTCAGTGCTGAGTCCGCAGCGAACAACCTGAAGGTCGAGATTCCGGAATGGGACTTTGACGCGGTACGTCGCAGCGCCCGAAACAAGTGGAACCAGCAGCTTTCACGCATCAGTATTCAAACGGAGAATGAAACGCATCGCAAAATCTTTTATGCGGCTCTCTATCACGCATCAATCGGACCTTCGCTCTTCGATGACGCCGATGGCCGCTACCGTGGGATGGACAAGCAGATCCATCAACTCGCCCACAACCAACACAACTACACAGCCTTTTCACTATGGGACACCTATCGGGCTGCCCACCCTATGTACACGCTGATGTGCGGCGACCGCGTCCCCGACTTCGCCAACACCTTGATTCGCATGGCCGAAGAGAGCCCATCCGGTATGCCGGTATGGCCGCTCCAGGGTTGCGAGACCGGCACCATGACTGGCTATCACTCTGCAGCAGTCATTGCCGAAGCATGCAATAAGGGTGTCACCGGCGTCGACTACGAACGAGCCTACAAGGTGATGATGAAACGAGCCATGGTCGACGACTACCGTGGGCTTGGCTATTACAGATCGAAGGGTTATATTCCATGCGATCTGGAAGAAGAATCGGTCAGCAAAACCTTCGAATACTGCTATGACGATTGGTCGATTGCGCATGTGGCGAAGAAGTTAGGCCACTCCGACGATGCGGCAATGCTTGTGTCGCGATCACGCAACTACAGAAATTATTACGACCGTTCCATTAATCTAGCCCGGCCTAAGCTGTCAGATGGTGAATGGGCAACACCCTTCAGCCCAATTGAGATGGGGACGTCGAAGAAGTGGCGCGACTTCACAGAGTCCAACTCCTGGCAGACCACTTTTGGTATCCAGCATGATGCAGCTGGCCTGATAGAGATAATGGGCGGTCAAAAACTCTTTCTCGCCAAGCTGGACGAGCTCTTCGATCAACCGTCAACGCTTCCAGCAGACGCTCCACCTGACATTGCCGGTCTTGTTGGCCAGTACGCACATGGAAACGAGCCGTCACATCACATCGCCTACCTGTATGTCTATGCTGGCCAGCCGCACAAGACCCAGAATCGCGTGCGCATGTTGATGGAAACCATGTACAAGGCTCTTCCCGACGGGCTCCAGGGTAATGAAGACGTCGGTCAGATGTCCGCCTGGTTCATCATGAGCTCGATGGGCTTCTACTCCGTAGACCCCGTAAGCGGCAACTATATCTTCGGAACTCCCCTCTTCGATAACGTCACCCTGCAACTCGGCGGTGGCAAAAAACTTGAGATTACAGCGCACCGAAAGTCACCGTCGGATCAGTACATTCAATCCATCACCTTCAACGGAAAGCCGTACACGCGCTCCTGGTTTAATCATCGCGACATCGTCAATGGTGCGCGCATCGTATTTCAGATGGGTAGTGAGCCTAACCTCGAGTTCGGCTCAAAGACAGAAGATATCCCGCCGTCACTGAACCTCGCAGGCGCATAGCCCGTTGTAACTGATCAACGCAGGACGATCCTGAGGAACTATGCGGTCTTCATCTTGTGAAACATGAAGACTGTGGCCTATCGCGCAACTATGCCACTCGCATTGTCCACCACACGCATCAACCACGCTGCCCTGAAATGAGCCCGTATGAAGAAACTCCTGTTCTGTCTGTTACTGACCGTTCCCTGTGCTCTGGCTCAGACTAAAACTCTTTTCTACATGACGGACCATCCTGATTCTGTCCGCGATTTTATACAGCACCAGAACAAGATCGATATCATTGTGCCGACTTGGTATAACGTCGATGCGAATGGGTTGGTCTACGGCGAACCTGACTCCATCGTCGAGCGCGTGGTAAAACAGCGTCACATTCTACTCTTTCCTATTGTCGCCATCTTCGATAAAGCTGGAGTTCACACGCTGCTGACAAACGATAAGTCACAAACAGCGATGATCGGATCGCTTATCTCGGAGTGCAAGCAGAATGGATACGACGGCTTCCAGCTCGACTTCGAAAATATCGCATGGACGGACCGCGATGCTCTCTCGGCGACGGTTAAACGTATTGCCGACGCAATGCATCAAGAGCATTTGCAACTGCAAATCGCTGTCGTCCCAAACGCTCCGGGGCATCCTGGTCACGGCGCGTTCAGTAAATGGATCTTCTCTGATTGGCGCGGAGTTTTTGACCTCAAAGCCATCGGAGAATCAGTCGACCTGCTCTGTCTGATGACCTACGATCAGCACACGCGCTGGACGACGCCTGGACCAGTCGGCGGGTGGATGTGGATGAATGAAAATCTAGCCTATGCCCTGAAAGTCGTGCCGAAGGAAAAACTTTCTCTCGGCATTGCTCTGTATGGTTACCACTGGTATGCCGGAGATCCGGGGCTAAATGAAAAAGAACAAAAACCTAACATCACTGCCGATTACATTAGCGCCGTCGATGCAAAGTCATTGCGCGATACCTATCAAGGACAAGAGATGTGGGACGACCAGGACCACACTGCATATTTTTTCTTTTATCGCGATCAAATGCGCGAGTGGATCTTCTACACCGAAAAACGAGGTTTTGCAGAGCGCTATCATCTCGCTGCTGAGACTCACCTGCAAAGCATTTGCGCCTGGGTACTTGGCGAAGAAGATAGTGCCATCTGGAGCATCTTGCCGGAACACAAATGAACGGCTATCGATACGACTGGACTAAAGGAAGGCAGACGAATTCGCCAAGTTAGTCTCCAGCATGTCGGGCATGCCACAGAGCGCCTTCCAATGGATCTACCGTTCTGGATAGGAAATTGAGCCGGGGGTAGGTCTGCAACAAGGTTCGCCGCATCGCATCCGACACCTCGGGGACATGCTGCCAGACGGAGCCAGTACCGGCGATCTTCAATCCATCAGCGATGCCGGGCTCGTCGGCAATCAATCTGGTGATAACATGACGCACCAATCCTGCAAGCTCCACTCCTCCACGTTCAAGAGTCTTCTGCGCCAGGCTGTCGCCGTCCCGCGCTGCCTCAGCAACCACTGGCATAATCTGAGCGAAAGAAAAGCCATATGCGTTCGCAACCGCCACCAGATCGTCCTTTGTGTGTAGGCCAAGCTTGTTGAGCACCCCCTGCAGCAATGGAGGCTCCTCGCCTGCATTGATAGCAGCAAACGTGGCTCTTAATGCCTGCTGACCAAGTAAATTTCCTGAACCTTCGTCGGCAAGAGCTGGTCCCCATCCTCCCGCGCCAATCAGTCTTCCATTGTGCGTCCGTCCGACCACGTTTGAACCAGTTCCAGCAATCACCACCACACCGGCATCCTGCGGGAACGCTGCATCAAGCGTGATAATTTCGTCTCCCAATAAGGTCAGACTTCCTCCGACCCGCATCGCCATCTGCTGTTTGAGCCACTCCACCACATTGGATATGGCGGCGCCAGATGTGCCTATGCATGATGCAGTCACATCAGAGAGTGCAATACCGCTCTGGTGTGAGACTGCATCCAGCACCTCTTTCAGGTGCAATTCTGCCTCTGCTTTATCAACGCGAAGCACCTTCGCACTGCCAGCCTGAGCGCGGCCTAACTCCTTGTGCTGATCTGCCAGCACGCAGGCCGTCTTCGTGCCCCCGATGTCAAGACCGAGAAAATACTTCATCGTCAATCTGTGTTCTTTCCGTCTATGCGACTGCGATCAATGCGTTGCTGAGATTTTCGATCATCTGATGCACATCTCTGCTGTCGACGACAAATCTTGTGTCTCTTGATGGGCCTTCGTCTTTCAGCATACCCGGCCACCTGTAGAGCATAGGGCTTGCTATACGACTACGTACGGAGCCATGAAAGTGCTGTGCCCCAGTGGCGCGCGCGACTGCCGCTGCATTGTTCAACCGCAAGCCTCCACCAACTGCGACGTCGATCCGCCCCGCGGCTTGAGTCACTAGCCGCGCCAGAGATTCGGCACCCCGGACTACGTCGGGCTCGCCTCCGGAGGTCAGGACACGCCGGCATCCAGTCGCAATTACATCCTCAAGCGCTCGCTCCTGTGACGCAACATAGTCAAACGCTCGATTGAAGGTCACTTCAAGGGGTCCTGCCATTTGAACGAAGTGACGTGTCGTCTCAATGTCGACGGTACCGTTAGCGCAGAGAAAACCTAATACCACACCGCTGGCCCCAGCCGAATGACAATGCTTCAGGTCCTCTCGCATGACGTCCAACTCGGAGGGAGTATAGATGAAGTCTCCTCCTCTAGGCCGGATTAATACATGGACAGGTAGACCGCTTTTCTTCACCACTTCACAGAGGAGGCCATAACTCGGGCTCAACCCACCTTCGCTGAGTGCCGTACAAAGCTCAATCCGATGAGCTCCGCCGGCGTGTGCCGCAAGACAGGCGTCCACGGTTTCGGCGCAGAGTTCAAAAACAATCTTTTGCATGAGAGATCTTCCAGTCGAAAGCTAATCATAACCAGCTTTCTTGTGCAGAAAGTGAGGATACACGAAAGGACAGCGCCGACCCAAAATAGGAAACGGCGCTGGCACCAGAACTACAAGACAGCCATCTGTGAACGCATCCATCTTATCGGAACAATGGATGCGTTCAGATTGGGTTAGAAGTTGTAATGCAGCGAGAGCTGCATCTCCCGAGGAAGACCACGGGTTCCGGTGATCTGACCGAAGTTTGGGTCTCCTATATTGTTGTTGGGATTATCGTAGCTGGCGAAGTTGAACACGTTGAATGCATCCGCACGGAAACCAACCGCCTGACCTTCCCTGATGCGGAAGTCTTTGAATACCGACGTATCAATCTGTTCGAATCCAGGTGCGCGCTCAGTTCCGACCGCGGCGGTACCGAAGCTATTCGGAGCCTCAGGGCCGTAGGCACATGTGCCGTTGTCCCCTCCCCCGCAAGGAATAGCAGAGGGATCGGTACCAAACCAGTGTCCAACAGAGCGGTTTCGAACAATCAGTTTACGGAACTGGTTCGCACGCGCGTCGCCCGCCGTGTTCGTGTTATCACTTCGAGGCCCGAAGATCGAGGTAGGGAGCCCTGAATATGCGATCGCAGTGCCGGAGATCGACCAACCACCTAGCAACAGATCCACGGCACGGTTTACATCTCCCCCATAGATTTTGCCTCGACCGTAGGGAATGGCGTATACCGCAATCGCGGACAGGTTATTGCGCACATCCTGCGAAGCAGGGCCGTAGTCTGCGTGCCCGTTGTAGCCATCCTGAAACGATCCGTTTTGAGTGTGGTCGTCGGTCAGGCCTGCGAAGTTACCTGCACTGTTGGTCAGCGCGTGGGCATACGTGTAGTTGATGGTGTACTCAAAGCCCTTGCTTGCACGCTGGCGCAAAGAGGCCTGCAGGGCGTTGTAGTTCATCACCGCCTCGGACTCCGTGAGCAACAGAGTGCCGCCCTGGCCCACAAGAGAGGCAAAGGGAGCGACATCGGATGCAGGCAAAGGTGCTCCATTCAGCGCTGCGATACTTGCAGCCTGAGTGGTCGTGAGTTGGTTAGCGTTGCGGAAATCCTCGATATGTTGACCCGTCTCCCCAACGTACCCAATCGTCAGCGAGGTCTTGCTGTTGATCTCGAATTCGGTAGTCAGGTTGAACTCGTTGATATAAGCAGGCTTGATATTTTGCGGCCACGCCCCAAAGCCAACGTTTTGGATTGAGTTGGCACTGATGGCAAAACCCTGCGCGGTAGCAAACGGGGTACCCGGGTTGCCAACAGCAGGAGCGGTTGCGGTGAGTACGCTCGATTGCACAAAAGGTGAATTGAATGTGAGTCGCTGGTTGTTCGAGTTCCCTTCAAAGAAGCTCGTTGCTCCGTAGCCTCCACGCACGACGAAGCGTGACGTGGCCTGGTACGCAAAACCGATGCGTGGCATGATCTGAGCGTAGTTCGGCTGGTAGCACGCAGGGTTATCGCAGACGATAGAGCCAGCCGGTGCGCCAACCGGAACTTGTTTGGCATACTCCACCGTGCCAGTACTGAGGAGTACGTTAGCTGTCTTGTTGTTGACCTCTGTCCAGGGCTGGTCGAACTCATACCGTACCCCCAGATTGAAGGTCAGCTTATCCGTAACCTTCCAGTCGTCTTGAAAGAAGGCCGCCGCGCGCCACTGCCGATTGCCTACAAGCGCACCAGGTAACTGAATCTGCTCCTGCTGAACGCGGTCCAAGACAAAGTCGGCGCCGGAGTAGCCATTCGTCAATCCCCCTGTTGCATTAGGGATTCCGGTAAAGCTCCCGTTGT is drawn from Edaphobacter lichenicola and contains these coding sequences:
- a CDS encoding GH39 family glycosyl hydrolase; amino-acid sequence: MIRLRNFALAALYFSLFSTIGLYAQTTEHIQVDARAQTTPFPHFWEQIFGSGRAILSLRQSYRDDLHTVKNVTDLRAVRFHGIFLDEVGLYDPDAMTQNPGQAPEKVKGAGIYNFSYIDQIYDGLLAAGVRPFVELSFMPRKMAADPNQTQSFFYKPVVSPPKDYALWDAMITAFAQHLIARYGVDEVATWDFEVWNEPNLDFWGGRPNMPTYFELYDHTALALKKVNQRIRVGGPSTAQAAYVAEFLKHCKDHNVPVDFASTHVYANDTAKDVFHTDEQIPRDQMVYRAVKKVHEEIAASPYPKMPLIFSEYNASYSNEPDVTDTTYMGPWMANNIRQCDGLTEAMSYWTFSDVFEEQGVVRTPFYGGFGLLAADGIPKPALNAFAMLHQLGDRRINLESDSALATKSNDGRVEVALWNYAPPFGTGASYTPPPTSAGAAKSFDMTFAGVASNATVEVWRVDDNHGNAVKKFDAMGRPAGSLTQDQIKQLRAAGAMAPPEETHLTDSHLQISVPEHGLALIVVKGKRP
- a CDS encoding GH39 family glycosyl hydrolase, producing MFGSGRAILTLREAYREDMRAVKKVADFKYVRFHAILHDEVGVYNEDEHGNPVYNFAYVDSIYDGILKNGVRPFVEISFMPKKLAFNPDALHPFWYKQNVSPPKSMEGWDALIQHFAQHLVDRYGIEEVSQWYFEVWNEPNIDFWNGIPRQESYFDLYDHTARALKSVSPRLRVGGPATAAAQWVPEFLQHTVDSNVPVDFVSTHGYADDTVKNMFGTKEDIAMDDRVGRAVAKVRDEIDHSAMPRLPLFWTEWNVPGMMEARDTIYVGPALANTVRECDGRVDMMSFWTFSDVFEEGGPTTGPFRGDFGLRAFDGINKPSYYAFGLLHQLGNQRLANPSNNVLVTRMANGGIAIAAWNLVDPDEHGTDREMDLHILDVAPNAAVKLQRVDRDHGNVLPQWVAMGKPKNPTPAQAEELNRETALSLPEQTALRNGVLHVKLSQNALVLIQIDDANH
- a CDS encoding glycoside hydrolase family 125 protein, which translates into the protein MSRRIADPELAWLFENCYPNTLDTTVELSSFNGKPDTAVITGDIPAMWMRDSSAQVWPYLVLAAKDVALRHMLEGIIRRQARCILIDPYANAFMADLNALPLEWSKSDATEMKRGVGERKWELDSLCYPIRLAYGYWRSTGDTAPFDQNWRAAMKLAVETMRVQQRKDGPGPYHFQRTSKTPTETLAGDGYGAPVMPVGLIASGFRPSDDACTFPFLVPANLFAVTALGHLSQMAHEILHDDSLATEASTLAAEVAKALQQHAVVETAGGPIWAYEVDGYGSKLLMDDANVPSLLALPYLNSSPDAALYARTRNFVWSEGNPWFFKGSAGEGIGGPHEGKDMIWPMAITVYALTSQSEVEIARALTMLKYASAGSGFMHESFNRNDAAKFTRSWFAWANSLFGELVATVAEKHPALLSASR
- a CDS encoding GH92 family glycosyl hydrolase yields the protein MISRRTFLGGVSAVCAVGATETSALGKIIEGTKTAPPTDPSSFVDIKIGTGGHGHTFPGATVPFGAVQLSPDTFNDQWDWCSGYHISDTSIMGFSHTHLSGTGCGDLLDFLVMPGTGESKIVPGPRSNPDAGYRSRFSHDDEHAEPGFYSVLLSDYGIHAELTATERAGLHRYTFPTGKNAPATGHIIVDLEHSYAYNGQSGVVTASLEHTAADTLAGGRTTKAWGDGRQIYFTMQFSQRPTRTVFYQEGAEVPAGAQPLTGKSLKCVLFFDLAHNPVILVKTGISGVSAESAANNLKVEIPEWDFDAVRRSARNKWNQQLSRISIQTENETHRKIFYAALYHASIGPSLFDDADGRYRGMDKQIHQLAHNQHNYTAFSLWDTYRAAHPMYTLMCGDRVPDFANTLIRMAEESPSGMPVWPLQGCETGTMTGYHSAAVIAEACNKGVTGVDYERAYKVMMKRAMVDDYRGLGYYRSKGYIPCDLEEESVSKTFEYCYDDWSIAHVAKKLGHSDDAAMLVSRSRNYRNYYDRSINLARPKLSDGEWATPFSPIEMGTSKKWRDFTESNSWQTTFGIQHDAAGLIEIMGGQKLFLAKLDELFDQPSTLPADAPPDIAGLVGQYAHGNEPSHHIAYLYVYAGQPHKTQNRVRMLMETMYKALPDGLQGNEDVGQMSAWFIMSSMGFYSVDPVSGNYIFGTPLFDNVTLQLGGGKKLEITAHRKSPSDQYIQSITFNGKPYTRSWFNHRDIVNGARIVFQMGSEPNLEFGSKTEDIPPSLNLAGA
- a CDS encoding glycosyl hydrolase family 18 protein — protein: MKKLLFCLLLTVPCALAQTKTLFYMTDHPDSVRDFIQHQNKIDIIVPTWYNVDANGLVYGEPDSIVERVVKQRHILLFPIVAIFDKAGVHTLLTNDKSQTAMIGSLISECKQNGYDGFQLDFENIAWTDRDALSATVKRIADAMHQEHLQLQIAVVPNAPGHPGHGAFSKWIFSDWRGVFDLKAIGESVDLLCLMTYDQHTRWTTPGPVGGWMWMNENLAYALKVVPKEKLSLGIALYGYHWYAGDPGLNEKEQKPNITADYISAVDAKSLRDTYQGQEMWDDQDHTAYFFFYRDQMREWIFYTEKRGFAERYHLAAETHLQSICAWVLGEEDSAIWSILPEHK